Part of the Permianibacter fluminis genome, TGACCCGTGGCGGCGTGTTCTCGAAAGACTTCATCGACAGCTACCTGACCATCAAGCGCGCCGAAGCCAAGCGCGTTGCGATGGCGGTGCACCCGCTGGAAATGGAGTTGTACTACTCGGTGTGAGTGCTGGCCAATTACGTCGGCCATCAACCGAACAAAGCCGCCCGCTGGGCGGCTTTGTTATTTGTGCGGTCAGGAAAGTCGCGCAGTGGCCTCGCTCGGTACAGCCGGATCACAGACTACGGTGGCGGCCTCGACGGTGCCCGCAGCACAGCGTCCGGACCGCCAATGCAGTATCCTGCGGCAAACGGCGGTCGAAGCCTTGCTTTGGGCGGAGAAGAGGAAATTCCATGGCTCGTTATTTGTTGCTTGCCGGTCTGGCTTGTTTCGGCATGGCGCTGCTGCCAGTCGCACCGGCGGCCGAATTGTACAAATGCAAGGGCGACAACGGCGAAACCGTGTTTTCCGATCAGCCCTGTGCGGGCGGGGAAACCTTGCCGCTGCGGGAGACACCGACCTTTGAGGCCCTGCCAAAACCGACGCCGTTGCCGCCGACCAGCGCGGCCGGCAAGCCAAAGCAGCAGGTAATCAACTACAAGCTCGCCATCAGCAAGCCTGCCGCGGAAGAGGTCATTCGCGACAATGAAGGCCGGATCGGCGTCGAGGGTTCAGTTTCACCGATGATGGACGAAGACCACCGGGTCCGATTATTGCTGGATGGCAAGCAGGTAGGAGAACTGGCGCAAGCGCCAAGTTGGACCCTGGACGAAGTAGACCGCGGCGAACACACGTTGGTGATCGAGGTGGTGCACAAATCGTCGGGCAAAGTCTTCGCCAGCAGCCCCAGCAGCAAGTTCATGCTGTTCCGGACCTCGGCGGGGCAGACGCCCAACGGTGCCGGTGGCGTGCCGACAGCGACAGGGTATGCCAATGGCGCCAGCTGGCCCGGTTCGGGTATGGCACCGCAGCCCGGCGACCCGGCACCACCCGCGCCGACCAAGCCGACGCACACGGGACCTCGAAAATAGGACCCCGAAAATAAGGGCGCCGCGGAAATAAGCGTGGCATGCACCGAACAGATGCACCAATTTTGTGCAATAGTCGACTGCGCCGCTACAATGCGGCGCAGTGCATTTTGGGAACGCTGATGATGAATGCCGAGGCCTTGCTCGACAGCCTGACCACCGCCGTGCTGCAACTCGATGCCGAGACCCGGCTGGTTGCGGTCAACAGCGCGGCCGAAAACCTGTTCGGCCACAGCCGGCGACGTCTGCTCGGCACCGAGCTCGGTCATTGGCTGCCCAGCCCGCAGCCCGCGCTCGAACTGCTGCAGCGCGCCCACAAGGAGCAGCGTACCTGCCACGGTCACGACCTGATGCTGGCCCTGCCGTTTGCCGCCACC contains:
- a CDS encoding DUF4124 domain-containing protein; translated protein: MARYLLLAGLACFGMALLPVAPAAELYKCKGDNGETVFSDQPCAGGETLPLRETPTFEALPKPTPLPPTSAAGKPKQQVINYKLAISKPAAEEVIRDNEGRIGVEGSVSPMMDEDHRVRLLLDGKQVGELAQAPSWTLDEVDRGEHTLVIEVVHKSSGKVFASSPSSKFMLFRTSAGQTPNGAGGVPTATGYANGASWPGSGMAPQPGDPAPPAPTKPTHTGPRK